One genomic segment of Vicia villosa cultivar HV-30 ecotype Madison, WI unplaced genomic scaffold, Vvil1.0 ctg.005010F_1_1, whole genome shotgun sequence includes these proteins:
- the LOC131642435 gene encoding putative F-box/LRR-repeat protein 23, with product MIYFQIFSASQLRCIWLDGCSAISNEVFEEIAKRQPFLEELDICHCSFLSKDLFEHIGRCCPLLKSLKYSPPNEVAGDNKCDDVAFAIANTMSNLRHLTVLNNELTNNGLLAILDGCPLLESLDIRGCVYVELDGSLGKRCNEQIKVLRFPAESIDHKFDRYDYTDYIYHGFMTCNIKDVGNIDLSWIDGIPESDVSDFDFY from the coding sequence atgatttattttcaaattttcagtGCAAGTCAACTGCGATGTATTTGGCTTGACGGATGTTCTGCCATTTCAAATGAAGTATTCGAGGAAATTGCGAAGAGGCAGCCATTCTTAGAAGAGCTTGACATTTGTCATTGTTCTTTCCTAAGCAAAGATTTGTTTGAACATATTGGCAGATGTTGTCCACTTTTGAAGTCTCTGAAATATAGTCCTCCTAATGAGGTAGCAGGTGACAATAAGTGTGATGATGTCGCATTTGCTATAGCAAATACAATGTCTAATCTCAGGCATCTTACAGTTTTGAATAACGAACTCACCAACAACGGATTATTAGCTATTCTAGATGGATGCCCTCTTCTTGAATCTCTTGACATTCGAGGATGTGTTTATGTTGAATTGGATGGAAGTTTGGGGAAAAGATGCAATGAGCAGATCAAAGTGTTACGTTTTCCGGCTGAATCTATAGATCACAAGTTTGATCGTTACGATTACACAGACTATATTTATCATGGTTTTATGACGTGTAATATTAAAGATGTTGGTAATATTGATCTTTCTTGGATAGATGGGATTCCAGAAAGCGATGTTTctgattttgatttttattaa
- the LOC131642434 gene encoding F-box protein SKIP19-like yields the protein MASNCLSHVMGIENLEITAKPNWLELPRNITINILQRLGTVEIVTSACVVCPLWWKICKDPRMWRTIDMVTGISLSYSENFESFYRLQKICRYAVDRSCGHLENIYIKKFGNDDLLLHIANR from the coding sequence ATGGCTTCCAATTGTTTGAGTCATGTGATGGGAATTGAGAATCTTGAAATCACAGCAAAACCAAACTGGCTTGAACTCCCTAGAAACATCACAATAAACATACTGCAGAGACTTGGTACGGTTGAAATAGTTACAAGTGCATGTGTAGTGTGTCCTCTCTGGTGGAAAATTTGCAAGGACCCTCGCATGTGGCGCACCATTGATATGGTTACTGGTATCTCTCTGTCATACTCTGAAAACTTTGAATCTTTTTATCGATTACAGAAGATTTGTCGCTATGCTGTCGATCGAAGTTGTGGTCATCTCGAAAACATTTACATCAAAAAATTTGGGAATGATGATCTCCTTCTTCACATAGCTAACAGGTAG